The following proteins are co-located in the Anas platyrhynchos isolate ZD024472 breed Pekin duck chromosome 1, IASCAAS_PekinDuck_T2T, whole genome shotgun sequence genome:
- the QTRT2 gene encoding queuine tRNA-ribosyltransferase accessory subunit 2 isoform X2, with protein sequence MRLKLFGVGSGRLGMLAELGRSGAGSLALPGCLLYTRGGSAPHLTYDTLGEVAGVPPVAQLTLSFMAELHEVLEEYKKGAAKFIGMPDTAVYCSLHDPVAPCPSGYNTNKAVSVWGSSGRMEITPSKFMDIQRAIQPDWFQCISDGDTISGEVSRKRAKKSVDRSLSFLDACLQLLEKSPELQGSVMFGAIEGGDVLEERLRSARETAKRPVGGFLLDGFQGSAMAKETKLKLIASVTAELPEDKPRIIHGMGKPDEVLECIERGVDIFESFFPFQVTERGCALVFGYDYQPGPEAAVLKQNGAQDLEKNGAEEDQDEIAKADPEMTPFEIFLKDKRYQDDFGPLLEGCTCYCCQRHTRAYLHHLLVTNELLAGVLLMMHNFQHYFSFFGAIRDALRDNKLDQLKKFIFSQALQGPANARTDQ encoded by the exons ATGCGGCTGAAGCTGTTTGGGGTGGGCAGCGGGCGGCTGGGgatgctggcagagctgggcaggagcgGGGCGGGCTCCCTGGCGCTGCCCGGCTGCCTGCTGTACACGCGGGGCGGCTCCGCGCCCCACCTCACCTACGACACCCTCGGGGAGGTCGCCGGGGTCCCCCCCGTGGCACAGCTCACCCTGTCCTTCAT GGCGGAGCTCCATGAGGTGCTGGAGGAGTACAAGAAAGGAGCTGCCAAGTTTATAG GTATGCCAGACACGGCGGTGTACTGCTCCCTCCATGACCCAGTCGCTCCTTGTCCATCTGGCTACAACACTAACAAG GCAGTGTCGGTGTGGGGTAGCTCGGGGCGCATGGAAATAACACCTTCCAAGTTCATGGACATCCAGCGGGCTATCCAGCCAGACTGGTTCCAGTGCATCTCTGACGGAGACACCATTTCTGGGGAAGTTAGTAGGAAAAGGGCCAAGAAGTCTGTGGATAGGTCGCTTTCCTTCCTGGATGCATGCCTTCAGCTGCTGGAGAAATCACCA GAACTACAAGGAAGCGTAATGTTTGGGGCAATTGAAGGTGGAGATGTCTTGGAAGAGAGGCTCCGATCAGCCAGGGAGACTGCCAAGCGACCTGTGGGCGGCTTTCTGCTAGATGGCTTCCAGGGATCTGCCATGGCCAAGGAGACCAAGTTGAAACTGATAGCTTCTGtcacagcagagctgccagaGGATAAACCAAG GATCATCCATGGCATGGGCAAACCAGATGAGGTGCTCGAGTGCATTGAAAGGGGCGTGGACATCTTTGAGAGCTTCTTTCCCTTCCAAGTGACGGAGCGAGGCTGTGCCTTGGTGTTTGGCTATGATTACCAGCCAGGTCCTGAAGCAGCAG ttttaaaacaaaatggggCCCAGGACCTGGAGAAAAATGGTGCTGAAGAAGACCAGGATGAAATCGCCAAAGCTGACCCAGAAATGACGCCGTTTGAGATATTTCTGAAGGATAAAAG ATACCAGGACGATTTTGGCCCTTTGCTGGAAGGCTGCACCTGTTACTGCTGTCAGAGGCACACTCGCGCCTACCTCCATCACCTCCTCGTGACCAACGAGCTGCTGGCTGGCGTCCTGCTCATGATGCACAACTTCCAGCACTACTTCAGCTTCTTCGGTGCTATACGGGATGCCTTAAGAGACAATAAACTGGATCAGCTGAAGAAGTTCATCTTCAGTCAGGCACTTCAAGGCCCCGCAAACGCGAGGACGGACCAATGA
- the DRD3 gene encoding D(3) dopamine receptor isoform X1, which yields MCAWGWSNSHLLHSRSASSVRVASRMLLLSGSIPMALFTGTGGHLNGTDAIPCGAGNTTQPGLPRSHAYYALCYCLLILAIIFGNVLVCLAVLRERALQTTTNYLVVSLAVADLLVATLVMPWVVYLEVSASEEKPAELDCGTSACGAQVTGGVWTFSRICCDIFVTMDVMMCTASILNLCAISIDRYTAVVKPVQYQYNTGQSSCRRVSLMIVIVWMLAFAVSCPLLFGFNTTGDPSVCSISNPIFVIYSSLVSFYLPFMVTLLLYVRIYLVLRQRQKKRTLTRQGSHSASTKPCCAHEEHIERQSLSDRCQGTFSPCLPLKRSGQELSPKRKLLTVFSLQRYRSFCQDASLSKTPGTAQHNRLEERRKSRSGPGLEVRRLSNGKTISSLKLAHQQPRLIQLRERKATQMLAIVLGAFIVCWLPFFLIHILNAHCPACRVPPGLYSASTWLGYVNSALNPIIYTTFNTDFRRAFLKILCC from the exons ATGTGTGCATGGGGCTGGAGCAATTCACACCTCCTGCACAGCCGCTCCGCCAGCAGCGTGCGCGTCGCATCACGGATGCTCCTCTTGAGCGG cagcatccccatggCGCTCTTCACAGGAACCGGCGGCCATCTTAACGGCACCGACGCCATTCCCTGTGGGGCAGGTAACACGACACAGCCGGGCCTGCCACGCTCACACGCCTACTACGCCCTCTGCTACTGCCTCCTGATTTTGGCCATCATCTTCGGGAACGTGCTGGTCTGCCTGGCCGTGCTGAGGGAGCGCGCCCTGCAAACCACCACAAACTACCTTGTGGTAAGCCTGGCGGTGGCGGACTTGCTGGTGGCTACTTTGGTGATGCCGTGGGTGGTGTACCTGGAGGTGAGTGCGTCGGAGGAAAAACCAGCAGAGCTGGACTGCGGTACGAGTGCATGTGGCGCTCAG GTGACCGGGGGCGTCTGGACTTTCAGCCGCATCTGTTGCGATATCTTCGTCACCATGGATGTCATGATGTGCACGGCCAGCATTTTGAACCTCTGCGCTATCAGCATTGACAG GTACACCGCAGTGGTGAAACCTGTGCAGTACCAGTACAACACCGGGCAGAGCTCCTGCAGGAGGGTCTCTCTCATGATTGTGATAGTCTGGATGCTGGCATTCGCAGTGTCGTGCCCTCTCCTCTTTGGCTTCAATACTACAG gGGATCCCAGTGTCTGTTCCATATCCAACCCTATTTTCGTCATCTACTCCTCTTTGGTGTCCTTCTACCTCCCCTTCATGGTGACCCTGCTGCTCTATGTCCGGATTTACCTCGTGCTaagacaaagacaaaagaaGCGAACCCTCACCCGGCAGGGCAGCCACAGCGCCAGCACCAAACCGTGCTGTGCACACGAA GAACACATCGAGAGGCAATCTTTGTCCGACAGATGCCAGGGCACTTTTTCCCCTTGTCTCCCGCTCAAACGCTCAGGCCAGGAGCTGTCTCCCAAAAGGAAACTGCTGACAGTCTTCAGCCTCCAGCGGTACCGCAGCTTCTGCCAAGACGCATCCCTCAGCAAGACACCAGGGACTGCACAGCACAACAGGctggaagagaggagaaagagtAGGAGTGGACCAGGGCTGGAGGTGCGGAGGCTCAGCAATGGCAAAACCATCAGCTCTCTGAAGCTAGCACACCAGCAGCCCCGGCTGATCCAGCTTCGGGAGAGGAAGGCTACCCAGATGCTAGCTATCGTCCTGG GGGCGTTCATAGTCTGCTGGCTGCCCTTCTTCTTGATTCACATCCTCAACGCCCACTGCCCGGCCTGCCGCGTGCCCCCGGGGCTGTACAGCGCCAGCACCTGGCTCGGCTACGTCAACAGTGCCCTCAACCCCATCATCTACACCACCTTCAACACCGATTTCCGCAGAGCTTTCCTCAAGATCCTCTGCTGCTGA
- the DRD3 gene encoding D(3) dopamine receptor isoform X4 — MCAWGWSNSHLLHSRSASSVRVASRMLLLSGSIPMALFTGTGGHLNGTDAIPCGAGNTTQPGLPRSHAYYALCYCLLILAIIFGNVLVCLAVLRERALQTTTNYLVVTGGVWTFSRICCDIFVTMDVMMCTASILNLCAISIDRYTAVVKPVQYQYNTGQSSCRRVSLMIVIVWMLAFAVSCPLLFGFNTTGDPSVCSISNPIFVIYSSLVSFYLPFMVTLLLYVRIYLVLRQRQKKRTLTRQGSHSASTKPCCAHEEHIERQSLSDRCQGTFSPCLPLKRSGQELSPKRKLLTVFSLQRYRSFCQDASLSKTPGTAQHNRLEERRKSRSGPGLEVRRLSNGKTISSLKLAHQQPRLIQLRERKATQMLAIVLGAFIVCWLPFFLIHILNAHCPACRVPPGLYSASTWLGYVNSALNPIIYTTFNTDFRRAFLKILCC, encoded by the exons ATGTGTGCATGGGGCTGGAGCAATTCACACCTCCTGCACAGCCGCTCCGCCAGCAGCGTGCGCGTCGCATCACGGATGCTCCTCTTGAGCGG cagcatccccatggCGCTCTTCACAGGAACCGGCGGCCATCTTAACGGCACCGACGCCATTCCCTGTGGGGCAGGTAACACGACACAGCCGGGCCTGCCACGCTCACACGCCTACTACGCCCTCTGCTACTGCCTCCTGATTTTGGCCATCATCTTCGGGAACGTGCTGGTCTGCCTGGCCGTGCTGAGGGAGCGCGCCCTGCAAACCACCACAAACTACCTTGTG GTGACCGGGGGCGTCTGGACTTTCAGCCGCATCTGTTGCGATATCTTCGTCACCATGGATGTCATGATGTGCACGGCCAGCATTTTGAACCTCTGCGCTATCAGCATTGACAG GTACACCGCAGTGGTGAAACCTGTGCAGTACCAGTACAACACCGGGCAGAGCTCCTGCAGGAGGGTCTCTCTCATGATTGTGATAGTCTGGATGCTGGCATTCGCAGTGTCGTGCCCTCTCCTCTTTGGCTTCAATACTACAG gGGATCCCAGTGTCTGTTCCATATCCAACCCTATTTTCGTCATCTACTCCTCTTTGGTGTCCTTCTACCTCCCCTTCATGGTGACCCTGCTGCTCTATGTCCGGATTTACCTCGTGCTaagacaaagacaaaagaaGCGAACCCTCACCCGGCAGGGCAGCCACAGCGCCAGCACCAAACCGTGCTGTGCACACGAA GAACACATCGAGAGGCAATCTTTGTCCGACAGATGCCAGGGCACTTTTTCCCCTTGTCTCCCGCTCAAACGCTCAGGCCAGGAGCTGTCTCCCAAAAGGAAACTGCTGACAGTCTTCAGCCTCCAGCGGTACCGCAGCTTCTGCCAAGACGCATCCCTCAGCAAGACACCAGGGACTGCACAGCACAACAGGctggaagagaggagaaagagtAGGAGTGGACCAGGGCTGGAGGTGCGGAGGCTCAGCAATGGCAAAACCATCAGCTCTCTGAAGCTAGCACACCAGCAGCCCCGGCTGATCCAGCTTCGGGAGAGGAAGGCTACCCAGATGCTAGCTATCGTCCTGG GGGCGTTCATAGTCTGCTGGCTGCCCTTCTTCTTGATTCACATCCTCAACGCCCACTGCCCGGCCTGCCGCGTGCCCCCGGGGCTGTACAGCGCCAGCACCTGGCTCGGCTACGTCAACAGTGCCCTCAACCCCATCATCTACACCACCTTCAACACCGATTTCCGCAGAGCTTTCCTCAAGATCCTCTGCTGCTGA
- the DRD3 gene encoding D(3) dopamine receptor isoform X3 — MCAWGWSNSHLLHSRSASSVRVASRMLLLSGSIPMALFTGTGGHLNGTDAIPCGAGNTTQPGLPRSHAYYALCYCLLILAIIFGNVLVCLAVLRERALQTTTNYLVVSLAVADLLVATLVMPWVVYLEVTGGVWTFSRICCDIFVTMDVMMCTASILNLCAISIDRYTAVVKPVQYQYNTGQSSCRRVSLMIVIVWMLAFAVSCPLLFGFNTTGDPSVCSISNPIFVIYSSLVSFYLPFMVTLLLYVRIYLVLRQRQKKRTLTRQGSHSASTKPCCAHEEHIERQSLSDRCQGTFSPCLPLKRSGQELSPKRKLLTVFSLQRYRSFCQDASLSKTPGTAQHNRLEERRKSRSGPGLEVRRLSNGKTISSLKLAHQQPRLIQLRERKATQMLAIVLGAFIVCWLPFFLIHILNAHCPACRVPPGLYSASTWLGYVNSALNPIIYTTFNTDFRRAFLKILCC; from the exons ATGTGTGCATGGGGCTGGAGCAATTCACACCTCCTGCACAGCCGCTCCGCCAGCAGCGTGCGCGTCGCATCACGGATGCTCCTCTTGAGCGG cagcatccccatggCGCTCTTCACAGGAACCGGCGGCCATCTTAACGGCACCGACGCCATTCCCTGTGGGGCAGGTAACACGACACAGCCGGGCCTGCCACGCTCACACGCCTACTACGCCCTCTGCTACTGCCTCCTGATTTTGGCCATCATCTTCGGGAACGTGCTGGTCTGCCTGGCCGTGCTGAGGGAGCGCGCCCTGCAAACCACCACAAACTACCTTGTGGTAAGCCTGGCGGTGGCGGACTTGCTGGTGGCTACTTTGGTGATGCCGTGGGTGGTGTACCTGGAG GTGACCGGGGGCGTCTGGACTTTCAGCCGCATCTGTTGCGATATCTTCGTCACCATGGATGTCATGATGTGCACGGCCAGCATTTTGAACCTCTGCGCTATCAGCATTGACAG GTACACCGCAGTGGTGAAACCTGTGCAGTACCAGTACAACACCGGGCAGAGCTCCTGCAGGAGGGTCTCTCTCATGATTGTGATAGTCTGGATGCTGGCATTCGCAGTGTCGTGCCCTCTCCTCTTTGGCTTCAATACTACAG gGGATCCCAGTGTCTGTTCCATATCCAACCCTATTTTCGTCATCTACTCCTCTTTGGTGTCCTTCTACCTCCCCTTCATGGTGACCCTGCTGCTCTATGTCCGGATTTACCTCGTGCTaagacaaagacaaaagaaGCGAACCCTCACCCGGCAGGGCAGCCACAGCGCCAGCACCAAACCGTGCTGTGCACACGAA GAACACATCGAGAGGCAATCTTTGTCCGACAGATGCCAGGGCACTTTTTCCCCTTGTCTCCCGCTCAAACGCTCAGGCCAGGAGCTGTCTCCCAAAAGGAAACTGCTGACAGTCTTCAGCCTCCAGCGGTACCGCAGCTTCTGCCAAGACGCATCCCTCAGCAAGACACCAGGGACTGCACAGCACAACAGGctggaagagaggagaaagagtAGGAGTGGACCAGGGCTGGAGGTGCGGAGGCTCAGCAATGGCAAAACCATCAGCTCTCTGAAGCTAGCACACCAGCAGCCCCGGCTGATCCAGCTTCGGGAGAGGAAGGCTACCCAGATGCTAGCTATCGTCCTGG GGGCGTTCATAGTCTGCTGGCTGCCCTTCTTCTTGATTCACATCCTCAACGCCCACTGCCCGGCCTGCCGCGTGCCCCCGGGGCTGTACAGCGCCAGCACCTGGCTCGGCTACGTCAACAGTGCCCTCAACCCCATCATCTACACCACCTTCAACACCGATTTCCGCAGAGCTTTCCTCAAGATCCTCTGCTGCTGA
- the DRD3 gene encoding D(3) dopamine receptor isoform X5 has protein sequence MCAWGWSNSHLLHSRSASSVRVASRMLLLSGSIPMALFTGTGGHLNGTDAIPCGAGNTTQPGLPRSHAYYALCYCLLILAIIFGNVLVCLAVLRERALQTTTNYLVVSLAVADLLVATLVMPWVVYLEVSASEEKPAELDCGTSACGAQVTGGVWTFSRICCDIFVTMDVMMCTASILNLCAISIDSCFGPQVHRSGETCAVPVQHRAELLQEGLSHDCDSLDAGIRSVVPSPLWLQYYRGSQCLFHIQPYFRHLLLFGVLLPPLHGDPAALCPDLPRAKTKTKEANPHPAGQPQRQHQTVLCTRRTHREAIFVRQMPGHFFPLSPAQTLRPGAVSQKETADSLQPPAVPQLLPRRIPQQDTRDCTAQQAGREEKE, from the exons ATGTGTGCATGGGGCTGGAGCAATTCACACCTCCTGCACAGCCGCTCCGCCAGCAGCGTGCGCGTCGCATCACGGATGCTCCTCTTGAGCGG cagcatccccatggCGCTCTTCACAGGAACCGGCGGCCATCTTAACGGCACCGACGCCATTCCCTGTGGGGCAGGTAACACGACACAGCCGGGCCTGCCACGCTCACACGCCTACTACGCCCTCTGCTACTGCCTCCTGATTTTGGCCATCATCTTCGGGAACGTGCTGGTCTGCCTGGCCGTGCTGAGGGAGCGCGCCCTGCAAACCACCACAAACTACCTTGTGGTAAGCCTGGCGGTGGCGGACTTGCTGGTGGCTACTTTGGTGATGCCGTGGGTGGTGTACCTGGAGGTGAGTGCGTCGGAGGAAAAACCAGCAGAGCTGGACTGCGGTACGAGTGCATGTGGCGCTCAG GTGACCGGGGGCGTCTGGACTTTCAGCCGCATCTGTTGCGATATCTTCGTCACCATGGATGTCATGATGTGCACGGCCAGCATTTTGAACCTCTGCGCTATCAGCATTGACAG CTGTTTTGGTCCGCAGGTACACCGCAGTGGTGAAACCTGTGCAGTACCAGTACAACACCGGGCAGAGCTCCTGCAGGAGGGTCTCTCTCATGATTGTGATAGTCTGGATGCTGGCATTCGCAGTGTCGTGCCCTCTCCTCTTTGGCTTCAATACTACAG gGGATCCCAGTGTCTGTTCCATATCCAACCCTATTTTCGTCATCTACTCCTCTTTGGTGTCCTTCTACCTCCCCTTCATGGTGACCCTGCTGCTCTATGTCCGGATTTACCTCGTGCTaagacaaagacaaaagaaGCGAACCCTCACCCGGCAGGGCAGCCACAGCGCCAGCACCAAACCGTGCTGTGCACACGAA GAACACATCGAGAGGCAATCTTTGTCCGACAGATGCCAGGGCACTTTTTCCCCTTGTCTCCCGCTCAAACGCTCAGGCCAGGAGCTGTCTCCCAAAAGGAAACTGCTGACAGTCTTCAGCCTCCAGCGGTACCGCAGCTTCTGCCAAGACGCATCCCTCAGCAAGACACCAGGGACTGCACAGCACAACAGGctggaagagaggagaaagagtAG
- the DRD3 gene encoding D(3) dopamine receptor isoform X2, with protein MCAWGWSNSHLLHSRSASSVRVASRMLLLSGIPMALFTGTGGHLNGTDAIPCGAGNTTQPGLPRSHAYYALCYCLLILAIIFGNVLVCLAVLRERALQTTTNYLVVSLAVADLLVATLVMPWVVYLEVSASEEKPAELDCGTSACGAQVTGGVWTFSRICCDIFVTMDVMMCTASILNLCAISIDRYTAVVKPVQYQYNTGQSSCRRVSLMIVIVWMLAFAVSCPLLFGFNTTGDPSVCSISNPIFVIYSSLVSFYLPFMVTLLLYVRIYLVLRQRQKKRTLTRQGSHSASTKPCCAHEEHIERQSLSDRCQGTFSPCLPLKRSGQELSPKRKLLTVFSLQRYRSFCQDASLSKTPGTAQHNRLEERRKSRSGPGLEVRRLSNGKTISSLKLAHQQPRLIQLRERKATQMLAIVLGAFIVCWLPFFLIHILNAHCPACRVPPGLYSASTWLGYVNSALNPIIYTTFNTDFRRAFLKILCC; from the exons ATGTGTGCATGGGGCTGGAGCAATTCACACCTCCTGCACAGCCGCTCCGCCAGCAGCGTGCGCGTCGCATCACGGATGCTCCTCTTGAGCGG catccccatggCGCTCTTCACAGGAACCGGCGGCCATCTTAACGGCACCGACGCCATTCCCTGTGGGGCAGGTAACACGACACAGCCGGGCCTGCCACGCTCACACGCCTACTACGCCCTCTGCTACTGCCTCCTGATTTTGGCCATCATCTTCGGGAACGTGCTGGTCTGCCTGGCCGTGCTGAGGGAGCGCGCCCTGCAAACCACCACAAACTACCTTGTGGTAAGCCTGGCGGTGGCGGACTTGCTGGTGGCTACTTTGGTGATGCCGTGGGTGGTGTACCTGGAGGTGAGTGCGTCGGAGGAAAAACCAGCAGAGCTGGACTGCGGTACGAGTGCATGTGGCGCTCAG GTGACCGGGGGCGTCTGGACTTTCAGCCGCATCTGTTGCGATATCTTCGTCACCATGGATGTCATGATGTGCACGGCCAGCATTTTGAACCTCTGCGCTATCAGCATTGACAG GTACACCGCAGTGGTGAAACCTGTGCAGTACCAGTACAACACCGGGCAGAGCTCCTGCAGGAGGGTCTCTCTCATGATTGTGATAGTCTGGATGCTGGCATTCGCAGTGTCGTGCCCTCTCCTCTTTGGCTTCAATACTACAG gGGATCCCAGTGTCTGTTCCATATCCAACCCTATTTTCGTCATCTACTCCTCTTTGGTGTCCTTCTACCTCCCCTTCATGGTGACCCTGCTGCTCTATGTCCGGATTTACCTCGTGCTaagacaaagacaaaagaaGCGAACCCTCACCCGGCAGGGCAGCCACAGCGCCAGCACCAAACCGTGCTGTGCACACGAA GAACACATCGAGAGGCAATCTTTGTCCGACAGATGCCAGGGCACTTTTTCCCCTTGTCTCCCGCTCAAACGCTCAGGCCAGGAGCTGTCTCCCAAAAGGAAACTGCTGACAGTCTTCAGCCTCCAGCGGTACCGCAGCTTCTGCCAAGACGCATCCCTCAGCAAGACACCAGGGACTGCACAGCACAACAGGctggaagagaggagaaagagtAGGAGTGGACCAGGGCTGGAGGTGCGGAGGCTCAGCAATGGCAAAACCATCAGCTCTCTGAAGCTAGCACACCAGCAGCCCCGGCTGATCCAGCTTCGGGAGAGGAAGGCTACCCAGATGCTAGCTATCGTCCTGG GGGCGTTCATAGTCTGCTGGCTGCCCTTCTTCTTGATTCACATCCTCAACGCCCACTGCCCGGCCTGCCGCGTGCCCCCGGGGCTGTACAGCGCCAGCACCTGGCTCGGCTACGTCAACAGTGCCCTCAACCCCATCATCTACACCACCTTCAACACCGATTTCCGCAGAGCTTTCCTCAAGATCCTCTGCTGCTGA
- the QTRT2 gene encoding queuine tRNA-ribosyltransferase accessory subunit 2 isoform X1, translating into MRLKLFGVGSGRLGMLAELGRSGAGSLALPGCLLYTRGGSAPHLTYDTLGEVAGVPPVAQLTLSFMAELHEVLEEYKKGAAKFIGMPDTAVYCSLHDPVAPCPSGYNTNKAVSVWGSSGRMEITPSKFMDIQRAIQPDWFQCISDGDTISGEVSRKRAKKSVDRSLSFLDACLQLLEKSPELQGSVMFGAIEGGDVLEERLRSARETAKRPVGGFLLDGFQGSAMAKETKLKLIASVTAELPEDKPRIIHGMGKPDEVLECIERGVDIFESFFPFQVTERGCALVFGYDYQPGPEAAAVLKQNGAQDLEKNGAEEDQDEIAKADPEMTPFEIFLKDKRYQDDFGPLLEGCTCYCCQRHTRAYLHHLLVTNELLAGVLLMMHNFQHYFSFFGAIRDALRDNKLDQLKKFIFSQALQGPANARTDQ; encoded by the exons ATGCGGCTGAAGCTGTTTGGGGTGGGCAGCGGGCGGCTGGGgatgctggcagagctgggcaggagcgGGGCGGGCTCCCTGGCGCTGCCCGGCTGCCTGCTGTACACGCGGGGCGGCTCCGCGCCCCACCTCACCTACGACACCCTCGGGGAGGTCGCCGGGGTCCCCCCCGTGGCACAGCTCACCCTGTCCTTCAT GGCGGAGCTCCATGAGGTGCTGGAGGAGTACAAGAAAGGAGCTGCCAAGTTTATAG GTATGCCAGACACGGCGGTGTACTGCTCCCTCCATGACCCAGTCGCTCCTTGTCCATCTGGCTACAACACTAACAAG GCAGTGTCGGTGTGGGGTAGCTCGGGGCGCATGGAAATAACACCTTCCAAGTTCATGGACATCCAGCGGGCTATCCAGCCAGACTGGTTCCAGTGCATCTCTGACGGAGACACCATTTCTGGGGAAGTTAGTAGGAAAAGGGCCAAGAAGTCTGTGGATAGGTCGCTTTCCTTCCTGGATGCATGCCTTCAGCTGCTGGAGAAATCACCA GAACTACAAGGAAGCGTAATGTTTGGGGCAATTGAAGGTGGAGATGTCTTGGAAGAGAGGCTCCGATCAGCCAGGGAGACTGCCAAGCGACCTGTGGGCGGCTTTCTGCTAGATGGCTTCCAGGGATCTGCCATGGCCAAGGAGACCAAGTTGAAACTGATAGCTTCTGtcacagcagagctgccagaGGATAAACCAAG GATCATCCATGGCATGGGCAAACCAGATGAGGTGCTCGAGTGCATTGAAAGGGGCGTGGACATCTTTGAGAGCTTCTTTCCCTTCCAAGTGACGGAGCGAGGCTGTGCCTTGGTGTTTGGCTATGATTACCAGCCAGGTCCTGAAGCAGCAG cagttttaaaacaaaatggggCCCAGGACCTGGAGAAAAATGGTGCTGAAGAAGACCAGGATGAAATCGCCAAAGCTGACCCAGAAATGACGCCGTTTGAGATATTTCTGAAGGATAAAAG ATACCAGGACGATTTTGGCCCTTTGCTGGAAGGCTGCACCTGTTACTGCTGTCAGAGGCACACTCGCGCCTACCTCCATCACCTCCTCGTGACCAACGAGCTGCTGGCTGGCGTCCTGCTCATGATGCACAACTTCCAGCACTACTTCAGCTTCTTCGGTGCTATACGGGATGCCTTAAGAGACAATAAACTGGATCAGCTGAAGAAGTTCATCTTCAGTCAGGCACTTCAAGGCCCCGCAAACGCGAGGACGGACCAATGA
- the QTRT2 gene encoding queuine tRNA-ribosyltransferase accessory subunit 2 isoform X3, whose protein sequence is MPDTAVYCSLHDPVAPCPSGYNTNKAVSVWGSSGRMEITPSKFMDIQRAIQPDWFQCISDGDTISGEVSRKRAKKSVDRSLSFLDACLQLLEKSPELQGSVMFGAIEGGDVLEERLRSARETAKRPVGGFLLDGFQGSAMAKETKLKLIASVTAELPEDKPRIIHGMGKPDEVLECIERGVDIFESFFPFQVTERGCALVFGYDYQPGPEAAAVLKQNGAQDLEKNGAEEDQDEIAKADPEMTPFEIFLKDKRYQDDFGPLLEGCTCYCCQRHTRAYLHHLLVTNELLAGVLLMMHNFQHYFSFFGAIRDALRDNKLDQLKKFIFSQALQGPANARTDQ, encoded by the exons ATGCCAGACACGGCGGTGTACTGCTCCCTCCATGACCCAGTCGCTCCTTGTCCATCTGGCTACAACACTAACAAG GCAGTGTCGGTGTGGGGTAGCTCGGGGCGCATGGAAATAACACCTTCCAAGTTCATGGACATCCAGCGGGCTATCCAGCCAGACTGGTTCCAGTGCATCTCTGACGGAGACACCATTTCTGGGGAAGTTAGTAGGAAAAGGGCCAAGAAGTCTGTGGATAGGTCGCTTTCCTTCCTGGATGCATGCCTTCAGCTGCTGGAGAAATCACCA GAACTACAAGGAAGCGTAATGTTTGGGGCAATTGAAGGTGGAGATGTCTTGGAAGAGAGGCTCCGATCAGCCAGGGAGACTGCCAAGCGACCTGTGGGCGGCTTTCTGCTAGATGGCTTCCAGGGATCTGCCATGGCCAAGGAGACCAAGTTGAAACTGATAGCTTCTGtcacagcagagctgccagaGGATAAACCAAG GATCATCCATGGCATGGGCAAACCAGATGAGGTGCTCGAGTGCATTGAAAGGGGCGTGGACATCTTTGAGAGCTTCTTTCCCTTCCAAGTGACGGAGCGAGGCTGTGCCTTGGTGTTTGGCTATGATTACCAGCCAGGTCCTGAAGCAGCAG cagttttaaaacaaaatggggCCCAGGACCTGGAGAAAAATGGTGCTGAAGAAGACCAGGATGAAATCGCCAAAGCTGACCCAGAAATGACGCCGTTTGAGATATTTCTGAAGGATAAAAG ATACCAGGACGATTTTGGCCCTTTGCTGGAAGGCTGCACCTGTTACTGCTGTCAGAGGCACACTCGCGCCTACCTCCATCACCTCCTCGTGACCAACGAGCTGCTGGCTGGCGTCCTGCTCATGATGCACAACTTCCAGCACTACTTCAGCTTCTTCGGTGCTATACGGGATGCCTTAAGAGACAATAAACTGGATCAGCTGAAGAAGTTCATCTTCAGTCAGGCACTTCAAGGCCCCGCAAACGCGAGGACGGACCAATGA